Proteins encoded in a region of the Clostridia bacterium genome:
- a CDS encoding ComEC/Rec2 family competence protein produces the protein MLLKRPMLAAGAAIMLSLLLLPAGWLWLGAAAVCFAAFFFCGRRFRFTLLALLCVFAGSGAWGLLRAEVADSRAARFDGRTAYVEAYVCELPRKSEFGATYTLRLRSMTVDGETYETDDKAQVWLNSGFEADYYDVLKFTARVDAIPSLESDGGALYRLNASEKPHVAGKAERTPYYYCLTLKKYMLGKLAADGENERSGLLSALLLGDKSGIDADTELAFRKCGVSHLTVVSGLHVVTVTMFLFEIMRRFTKRPPVIPALILVWLLAALTAFSPSAVRAAFMLSIVLCATFFGREGDGLNSLGAAVFVMCAFSPSVVRDVGFLLSVSATAGLLVIAPRIRGRMMKGMKAEERPRPVRGLIAGFSEIIAQSVAAWLATLPVTVLFFGSVSLISPLANLLVLTPAALTLTLGLPAATLPWIGVGFLRVAGVGAGWLIWVTKALASLPFSYSYVAYPYFAVAALAAVAAYIAFRRGRLRGLTAVSLSLAVLLSGVCANAYAEERCVRVDSVYAGVGQADFVSCGGKRVLYVSGLPESSFPGVLNRAGYVGVISADAVVAGDLYSVRAAKRLAERLGAGAPFVPEGCAESGVAPVTSSEARLGPSSLTLVSDGGILDMYLTCGGTLAAFTGRNRARNSPDAVFSRLGYAGSPALLVTGRPSDYGGEKAAKALYSIDGGVVTLLIDNDGIRQG, from the coding sequence ATGCTGCTGAAGCGGCCGATGCTTGCGGCCGGAGCCGCGATAATGCTTTCGCTTCTGCTGCTGCCGGCCGGATGGCTCTGGCTCGGCGCGGCGGCGGTATGCTTCGCGGCGTTCTTCTTCTGCGGCAGGCGTTTCCGCTTCACGCTGCTCGCTCTGCTCTGCGTTTTCGCGGGCTCCGGCGCGTGGGGACTTCTGCGCGCGGAGGTCGCCGACTCCCGCGCCGCGCGTTTCGACGGCAGGACCGCCTACGTGGAAGCGTACGTCTGCGAGCTTCCGCGCAAAAGCGAATTCGGCGCGACCTATACCCTGCGCCTGCGCAGTATGACCGTCGACGGCGAAACGTACGAAACGGACGATAAGGCGCAGGTCTGGCTGAACTCTGGCTTCGAAGCGGATTATTACGACGTTCTGAAATTCACCGCGCGCGTCGACGCGATCCCCTCGCTTGAAAGCGACGGCGGCGCGCTTTACCGGCTGAACGCCTCCGAAAAGCCGCACGTCGCCGGCAAGGCGGAGCGCACGCCGTATTACTACTGCCTGACGCTGAAAAAGTATATGCTCGGCAAGCTCGCCGCGGACGGCGAAAACGAACGCTCCGGTCTGCTTTCCGCGCTGCTGCTCGGGGATAAAAGCGGCATAGACGCCGATACCGAGCTCGCCTTCCGCAAATGCGGAGTTTCGCATTTGACCGTCGTTTCCGGACTGCACGTGGTCACGGTGACGATGTTCCTGTTTGAGATAATGCGGCGGTTTACGAAAAGGCCGCCGGTGATACCCGCGCTCATACTCGTCTGGCTGCTGGCGGCGCTGACGGCGTTCTCGCCTTCGGCGGTCAGGGCGGCGTTTATGCTTTCGATCGTCCTCTGCGCGACCTTCTTCGGCAGGGAGGGCGACGGGCTGAACTCGCTCGGCGCGGCGGTTTTTGTGATGTGCGCGTTCTCGCCCTCCGTCGTGCGCGACGTCGGCTTCCTGCTCTCCGTTTCCGCGACCGCGGGACTGCTTGTCATCGCGCCGCGCATCCGCGGCAGGATGATGAAGGGGATGAAGGCGGAAGAAAGACCGCGCCCCGTGCGCGGGCTGATCGCGGGCTTTTCGGAGATAATCGCGCAGTCGGTCGCTGCGTGGCTTGCTACGCTGCCGGTGACGGTGCTGTTTTTCGGGAGCGTTTCGCTCATTTCGCCGCTGGCTAACCTGCTGGTGCTGACGCCGGCGGCGCTGACGCTCACGCTCGGGCTTCCCGCGGCGACGCTGCCGTGGATAGGCGTCGGTTTCCTGCGCGTGGCGGGGGTCGGAGCCGGCTGGCTGATATGGGTGACGAAGGCGCTCGCCTCGCTGCCGTTCTCGTATTCTTACGTCGCCTACCCGTACTTCGCGGTGGCGGCGCTCGCGGCGGTCGCCGCGTATATCGCGTTCAGACGCGGGCGGCTGCGCGGACTCACCGCGGTATCGCTTTCGCTCGCCGTGCTGCTCAGCGGCGTCTGCGCCAACGCGTACGCTGAGGAACGCTGCGTGCGCGTCGACTCGGTCTACGCGGGCGTCGGGCAGGCGGACTTCGTTTCCTGCGGAGGCAAGCGCGTGCTTTACGTTTCGGGCCTGCCCGAGAGCTCGTTTCCGGGCGTGCTGAACCGCGCGGGCTACGTCGGGGTAATCTCCGCCGACGCGGTCGTCGCGGGCGACCTCTACTCCGTCCGCGCCGCGAAGCGCCTTGCCGAGCGGCTCGGCGCCGGAGCGCCCTTCGTGCCGGAGGGCTGCGCCGAAAGCGGCGTCGCGCCGGTAACTTCAAGCGAAGCGCGGCTCGGCCCGTCTTCGCTGACCCTCGTTTCGGACGGCGGCATACTCGATATGTATCTGACCTGCGGCGGAACGCTCGCGGCCTTCACGGGAAGGAACCGCGCCCGCAATTCGCCCGACGCGGTCTTCTCCCGCCTCGGCTACGCGGGAAGTCCGGCGCTGCTCGTGACGGGGCGCCCGTCCGACTACGGCGGGGAAAAGGCCGCGAAAGCCCTTTACTCGATAGACGGCGGCGTCGTTACGCTGCTGATAGATAACGACGGTATAAGACAAGGATAA
- a CDS encoding replication-associated recombination protein A encodes MEEMNTNAAYDMSQPLPARMRPRTVEEIVGQRHLVGEGKLLRRMIEQDSVSSMIFWGPPGVGKTTLAGVIANQTKAKFINFSAVTSGIKEIRAVMQQAEENRKFGEKTILFVDEIHRFNKAQQDAFLPFVEKGSIIMIGATTENPSFEVNGALLSRCRVFVLKALTEEDITELLKRAVTDPRGFGEMKVDISDDVIRMIAVFANGDARTALSTLEMAVLNAETENGVITVTTETVEQCTSRKSLLYDKNGEEHYNLISALHKSMRNSDPDAAVYWLARMLEAGEDPLYVARRVVRFASEDIGLADPRALEIAVAAYQACHFIGMPECSVHLTQAVVYLSLVPKSNALYMAYETAKQDAMKMLAEPVPLNIRNGVTKLMRDVGYGKGYQYAHDTEDKLTDMQCLPDSLLGRRYYNPTTQGLETKFKDRLEQILEWRKEHKK; translated from the coding sequence ATGGAAGAAATGAACACGAACGCCGCATACGATATGAGCCAGCCGCTTCCGGCGCGGATGCGTCCGCGCACCGTCGAGGAGATCGTCGGCCAGCGGCACCTCGTCGGAGAGGGCAAGCTCCTGCGCCGCATGATCGAGCAGGACTCCGTTTCGTCGATGATATTCTGGGGGCCTCCCGGCGTCGGCAAAACTACGCTCGCCGGCGTCATCGCGAATCAGACGAAGGCGAAGTTCATCAACTTTTCCGCCGTCACGAGCGGCATAAAAGAGATCCGCGCCGTAATGCAGCAGGCGGAGGAAAACCGCAAGTTCGGCGAAAAGACGATACTCTTCGTCGACGAAATCCACCGCTTCAACAAGGCGCAGCAGGACGCGTTCCTGCCCTTCGTCGAGAAGGGGAGCATCATAATGATCGGCGCGACCACTGAGAACCCCTCCTTCGAGGTCAACGGGGCGCTGCTTTCGCGCTGCCGCGTCTTCGTGCTGAAGGCGCTGACCGAGGAAGACATAACCGAGCTGCTGAAGCGCGCCGTCACCGACCCGCGCGGCTTCGGCGAGATGAAGGTCGATATTTCCGACGACGTCATCCGCATGATCGCCGTCTTCGCCAACGGCGACGCGCGCACCGCGCTCTCCACGCTGGAGATGGCGGTGCTGAACGCGGAAACGGAGAACGGCGTCATAACCGTAACGACCGAAACGGTCGAGCAGTGCACTTCGCGCAAGTCCCTGCTTTACGACAAAAACGGCGAGGAGCACTATAACCTCATCTCCGCGCTGCACAAATCCATGCGCAACTCCGATCCCGACGCGGCGGTCTACTGGCTGGCGCGTATGCTTGAGGCGGGGGAGGATCCCCTTTACGTCGCGCGGCGCGTCGTGCGCTTCGCGAGCGAGGATATCGGCCTCGCGGACCCGCGCGCGCTGGAGATCGCGGTCGCGGCGTATCAGGCGTGCCACTTCATCGGTATGCCGGAGTGCAGTGTGCATCTGACGCAGGCGGTCGTCTACCTCTCGCTCGTGCCGAAGTCGAACGCGCTCTATATGGCTTATGAGACCGCGAAGCAGGACGCGATGAAGATGCTCGCCGAGCCGGTGCCGCTGAATATCCGCAACGGCGTGACGAAGCTGATGCGCGACGTCGGCTACGGCAAGGGCTATCAGTACGCGCACGACACGGAGGATAAGCTGACGGATATGCAGTGCCTGCCCGATTCGCTGCTCGGCAGGCGGTATTACAACCCCACCACGCAGGGACTTGAAACGAAGTTCAAGGACCGCCTCGAGCAGATACTGGAGTGGCGGAAGGAACATAAGAAATGA
- a CDS encoding alpha-mannosidase: MNGKPKISLIGNAHLDPVWLWRWQEGRGEVMQTFRSALDRLREYPDTVFTCSSAAYYRWVEEIDPGMFAEIRERVKEGRWVPVNGWWVQPDCNLPSGESFARQALYSQLYYYEKFGRICRVGYNVDSFGHNGNMPQLVKLGGMSSYVFLRPDRKENPDIPFAFNWEGTDGTTIPAYKVLDLYCVSGAENIDSALAELTRIGAEGGHGVMLFYGVGNHGGGPTKADIEHLEELKRNGFSELEFSSPEGYFASLGSASLPTWRGELQHHASGCYSVTGMIKALNRRAENSLYASEAFATVAGGAGMGEKTADYREAWREVCFNQFHDILCGCAIKEAYTDAADSVGGAVNVSEKLYNEALLRVSRRVDTWLDGVSEPRERNYGSPFPRPFVVFNPLPFAVKTTVRISGASKRVTDENGADVPFGSTRSSRMNDSHLDTVFTADLPALGYATYWATADAEAHAKNEKPARPDELTLENEYIRAVFDEKTGYIISLTDKASGFDYASPERPAAVPVVLDDTESDTWAHGVFRFDKTLGTPELCEIEVAERTPAREIIRVKHAFKGSSLTQEFILARGVKTLRVRCKAFWNEPHTILKTSFPYSGSGAENICEIPCGFIKRPPNGEEWPLQKWCAVSFNNGGRRTLALMSDSKYSCDCPEGELRLTLIRNAIFADHFSDRPFKDYDYTDEGVSRFEYGVYLSDGSAEKTEVTREALKLNIRPVAIPEGYHKGEAPRRASFLSVSAENVVMTALKRCEDGSGDAVIRLYETRGEAAKAHITCAAVGADFDADFRPNEIKTFRISASGQARETDFLEGAVPADARR; encoded by the coding sequence ATGAACGGAAAACCGAAGATTAGTTTGATAGGCAACGCGCACCTCGATCCCGTCTGGCTCTGGCGCTGGCAGGAGGGGCGCGGCGAGGTCATGCAGACCTTCCGCAGTGCGCTCGACCGCCTGCGCGAGTATCCGGATACGGTCTTCACCTGCTCGTCCGCGGCGTACTACAGGTGGGTAGAAGAGATCGACCCCGGTATGTTCGCGGAGATCCGCGAGCGCGTGAAGGAGGGGCGCTGGGTCCCCGTCAACGGCTGGTGGGTGCAGCCGGACTGCAACCTCCCGTCGGGCGAGAGTTTCGCGCGGCAGGCGCTGTATTCGCAGCTTTACTATTATGAGAAATTCGGCAGGATATGCCGCGTCGGATACAACGTCGACAGCTTCGGGCACAACGGAAACATGCCGCAGCTGGTGAAGCTCGGCGGCATGAGTTCATACGTTTTCCTGCGCCCCGACCGCAAAGAGAACCCCGATATCCCCTTCGCGTTCAACTGGGAGGGGACGGACGGCACGACGATTCCTGCTTATAAGGTGCTCGATCTGTACTGCGTCAGCGGAGCGGAAAATATAGACTCCGCGCTCGCGGAGCTGACGCGCATAGGCGCGGAAGGCGGTCACGGCGTTATGCTTTTCTACGGCGTGGGCAACCACGGCGGCGGCCCGACCAAAGCCGATATAGAGCACCTTGAGGAGCTGAAAAGGAACGGTTTTTCCGAGCTTGAGTTTTCCTCGCCGGAGGGGTATTTCGCTTCGCTCGGCTCCGCTTCGCTCCCGACGTGGAGGGGCGAGCTGCAGCACCACGCGAGCGGCTGCTACTCCGTGACGGGCATGATAAAGGCGCTCAACCGCCGCGCCGAGAATTCGCTTTACGCCTCCGAGGCGTTCGCGACTGTCGCGGGCGGAGCGGGCATGGGCGAAAAGACCGCCGACTACCGCGAGGCGTGGCGCGAGGTCTGCTTCAACCAGTTCCACGATATTCTCTGCGGATGCGCGATAAAAGAGGCGTATACGGACGCCGCGGATTCCGTCGGCGGCGCGGTGAACGTTTCGGAGAAGCTTTATAACGAGGCGCTGCTGCGCGTTTCGCGCCGCGTCGACACCTGGCTGGACGGCGTGAGCGAACCGCGCGAAAGGAACTACGGCAGTCCCTTCCCGCGCCCCTTCGTTGTCTTCAACCCGCTGCCGTTCGCGGTGAAAACGACCGTCCGCATAAGCGGCGCGTCCAAGCGCGTGACGGACGAAAACGGAGCCGACGTGCCCTTCGGAAGCACGCGCTCCTCGCGCATGAACGACTCCCACCTCGACACCGTCTTCACCGCCGACCTGCCCGCGCTCGGCTACGCGACCTACTGGGCGACCGCCGACGCGGAGGCGCACGCGAAAAACGAAAAGCCCGCCCGTCCGGACGAGCTGACGCTCGAGAACGAATATATCCGCGCGGTCTTCGACGAAAAGACCGGCTATATAATATCGCTCACCGACAAGGCGAGCGGCTTCGACTACGCCTCGCCGGAGCGTCCGGCCGCCGTTCCCGTCGTCCTCGACGACACGGAGAGCGACACCTGGGCGCACGGCGTCTTCAGGTTCGATAAAACGCTCGGTACGCCGGAGCTGTGCGAAATCGAGGTCGCCGAGCGTACCCCCGCGCGTGAGATCATACGCGTAAAACACGCGTTCAAGGGCTCGTCGCTGACGCAGGAATTCATTCTCGCGAGGGGCGTTAAGACGCTCCGCGTGCGCTGTAAGGCGTTCTGGAACGAGCCGCACACGATACTGAAAACATCCTTCCCGTATTCGGGGAGCGGCGCGGAGAATATCTGCGAGATACCCTGCGGCTTCATCAAGCGTCCGCCGAACGGCGAGGAATGGCCGCTGCAGAAGTGGTGCGCCGTCAGCTTCAATAACGGCGGCAGACGCACCCTCGCGCTTATGAGCGACTCGAAGTATTCCTGCGACTGCCCCGAGGGCGAGCTGCGCCTGACGCTGATACGCAACGCGATCTTCGCCGACCACTTTTCCGACCGCCCGTTCAAAGATTACGACTACACCGACGAGGGCGTCAGCCGCTTCGAATACGGCGTTTATCTTTCCGACGGCTCCGCCGAAAAAACGGAAGTAACGCGCGAGGCGCTGAAGCTGAATATCCGCCCCGTCGCGATCCCGGAGGGCTACCATAAGGGCGAAGCGCCGCGGCGCGCGTCTTTCCTTTCCGTCAGCGCGGAAAACGTTGTTATGACGGCGCTGAAACGCTGTGAGGACGGCTCCGGAGACGCCGTCATACGCCTTTACGAAACGCGCGGCGAAGCGGCGAAAGCGCATATAACCTGCGCCGCGGTCGGCGCGGATTTCGACGCCGACTTCCGCCCGAACGAGATAAAAACTTTCAGAATAAGCGCGTCCGGTCAGGCGCGCGAGACAGACTTCCTTGAAGGCGCCGTCCCCGCGGACGCGCGGAGGTGA
- a CDS encoding low specificity L-threonine aldolase — translation MLSFVNDYCEGAHPEILRRLGENNFVKMTGYGEDALCAAAKDKIRAAFSCPDAEVYFLVGGTQTNAIVIDSVLAQYQGVVAAASGHINVHESGAVEACGRKILALPHHDGKLRAEDVKKLCAGFYADEAHEHMVFPGMVYISHPTEYGTLYTLDELKALRAVCNEYGMKLFLDGARLGYGLAAGGVTGADISRLCDVFYIGGTKVGALFGEAVVFKKECAPAHFVTLYKRRGAMLAKGWLLGLQFDALFTDGLYFKIARNAIDAAARIKAALREKGYEFLIDSPTNQIFVVMENAAATAFREKVACEVWERTDAEHTALRLVTSWATSEEDVSALIATL, via the coding sequence ATGCTTTCATTCGTCAACGACTACTGCGAGGGAGCGCATCCCGAGATACTGCGCCGCCTCGGCGAAAACAACTTCGTGAAAATGACCGGCTACGGCGAGGACGCGCTCTGCGCCGCCGCGAAGGATAAGATCCGCGCCGCCTTCTCCTGCCCCGACGCCGAAGTCTACTTCCTCGTCGGCGGAACGCAGACGAACGCCATCGTCATCGACTCCGTCCTCGCGCAGTATCAGGGAGTCGTCGCCGCCGCGTCCGGCCACATCAACGTGCACGAATCCGGCGCGGTCGAGGCCTGCGGGCGCAAGATACTCGCCCTGCCGCATCACGACGGCAAGCTCCGCGCCGAAGACGTCAAAAAGCTCTGCGCCGGCTTCTACGCCGACGAGGCGCACGAGCATATGGTGTTCCCGGGAATGGTCTATATCTCGCACCCGACGGAATACGGCACGCTCTACACGCTCGACGAGCTGAAAGCCCTCCGCGCCGTCTGCAACGAATACGGGATGAAGCTCTTCCTTGACGGAGCGCGGCTCGGCTACGGGCTCGCCGCCGGAGGCGTCACGGGCGCGGATATATCCCGCCTCTGCGACGTCTTCTATATCGGCGGAACGAAGGTCGGCGCGCTCTTCGGCGAAGCCGTCGTTTTCAAAAAGGAGTGCGCTCCGGCTCACTTCGTAACGCTCTATAAGCGCAGGGGCGCGATGCTCGCGAAGGGCTGGCTGCTCGGCCTGCAGTTCGACGCGCTCTTCACCGACGGGCTCTATTTCAAAATAGCGCGGAACGCGATAGACGCGGCGGCGCGGATAAAGGCGGCGCTGCGCGAAAAGGGCTATGAGTTCCTCATCGACTCGCCGACGAATCAGATATTCGTCGTTATGGAGAACGCCGCGGCAACCGCCTTCCGCGAAAAGGTCGCCTGCGAGGTCTGGGAGCGCACCGACGCGGAGCACACCGCCCTCCGCCTCGTCACAAGCTGGGCGACGAGCGAAGAAGACGTAAGTGCGTTGATAGCGACGCTGTAA
- a CDS encoding DUF4093 domain-containing protein: protein MIKLKQAVVVEGRYDKARLANIFDAPVIETGGFGIYKNAAKRELIKTLARGDGIVIITDPDKAGFRIRNYIKSFCAGGKVWDVYLPDVPGRERRKRAPSKEGLLGAEGLDDAVIIEAFRRAGVGEGEGAAPFTKAFLTGLGVCGGANSAALRASLARRLGLPANMNANTLAQVLPRLVTAEELRALAAELRR, encoded by the coding sequence ATGATAAAGCTGAAGCAAGCCGTCGTCGTCGAGGGGCGCTACGACAAAGCGCGCCTGGCAAATATCTTCGACGCTCCCGTCATCGAGACGGGCGGCTTCGGCATATACAAAAACGCCGCCAAGCGCGAGCTGATAAAAACGCTTGCGCGGGGCGACGGCATAGTGATAATCACCGACCCGGACAAGGCGGGCTTCCGCATCAGGAATTATATTAAGAGTTTCTGCGCCGGCGGCAAGGTCTGGGACGTCTACCTGCCCGACGTACCGGGCAGAGAGCGCCGCAAGCGCGCGCCCTCGAAGGAGGGGCTGCTCGGCGCCGAAGGGCTGGACGACGCGGTCATAATCGAGGCGTTCCGCCGCGCCGGAGTCGGCGAAGGCGAGGGAGCCGCGCCTTTCACGAAGGCGTTTCTGACCGGGCTCGGCGTCTGCGGCGGCGCGAACAGCGCCGCGCTCCGCGCTTCGCTCGCCCGGCGGCTCGGGCTGCCTGCGAACATGAACGCGAACACGCTCGCGCAGGTGCTCCCGCGGCTCGTGACGGCGGAAGAGCTCCGCGCGCTCGCCGCGGAACTCCGGAGGTAG
- a CDS encoding MBL fold metallo-hydrolase, protein MAEKKTKTKRKTARAKKTRRYGTRYAADGDTLKGTLLGLAIVIAFVAVIAGIIWLCGGLGGEGESGSGGSVETPAAVSDVKVHFIDVGNADCALIECADGAILIDAVEYDDFQKIAAYLNGRGIERLNYVIATHAHGDHMGAMDDVILKYKVDELIIPTKAVDEKFYNDVISAARSRGVPYRIAAPGETPAFPTGTLEVLDDGSDTSVDESKSEELNNNSYVLKFTYGKTSFLFTGDAERKYELEMLDKGEDLDADVLKVSHHGSNDATCSDFIKAVTPKYAVIPVGRDNSYGHPSKKTVSRLQNAGAKVYRTDELGDVVVTTDGKKISITYDGAN, encoded by the coding sequence ATGGCTGAGAAAAAAACCAAAACCAAAAGGAAAACCGCCCGCGCGAAAAAGACGAGAAGATACGGAACGCGTTACGCGGCCGACGGCGACACGCTGAAGGGGACTCTCCTCGGGCTTGCGATAGTGATCGCGTTCGTCGCCGTCATCGCGGGCATAATCTGGCTCTGCGGCGGCCTCGGCGGCGAAGGCGAAAGCGGCTCCGGCGGCTCCGTTGAAACGCCCGCCGCAGTAAGCGACGTCAAAGTCCACTTCATCGACGTCGGCAACGCGGACTGCGCCCTCATCGAATGCGCCGACGGCGCGATACTGATCGACGCCGTCGAATACGACGACTTCCAGAAGATAGCCGCGTACCTGAACGGGCGCGGCATAGAGCGTCTGAATTACGTTATCGCGACCCACGCCCACGGCGACCACATGGGCGCCATGGACGACGTGATACTGAAATACAAGGTCGACGAGCTGATCATCCCGACAAAAGCAGTCGATGAGAAGTTCTACAACGACGTAATAAGCGCCGCGCGGAGCAGGGGAGTGCCGTACCGCATCGCCGCGCCGGGCGAAACGCCGGCGTTCCCGACCGGAACGCTTGAGGTGCTCGACGACGGCAGCGACACCTCGGTCGACGAGAGCAAATCGGAGGAGCTCAACAACAACTCCTACGTGCTGAAGTTCACCTACGGCAAAACGTCCTTCCTCTTCACCGGCGACGCCGAGAGGAAATACGAGCTCGAGATGCTTGACAAGGGCGAGGATCTCGACGCCGACGTGCTGAAGGTTTCGCACCACGGCAGCAACGACGCGACGTGCAGCGACTTCATCAAGGCGGTGACGCCGAAGTACGCGGTCATACCCGTCGGCAGAGACAACAGCTACGGCCATCCGTCGAAAAAGACCGTTTCGCGCCTCCAAAACGCGGGAGCGAAGGTCTACCGCACCGACGAACTCGGCGACGTAGTCGTCACGACGGACGGCAAAAAGATTTCGATAACTTACGACGGCGCAAACTGA
- the holA gene encoding DNA polymerase III subunit delta, with protein MRRIDSDTLKNLIRRKEAGGAIVLYGQEDYLKNLSAERVVSAYVEESARSFDFTELYRELDVGRLRDLTMALPMLSEKRVILLRDPDIYSGGDEQAEALAKLIAELPDECVLIFVFISEPLSFEQPKGRTDRKVTRALKVFDGATAVSCDRLPPDKAEVWITSLLSERGVGIDRRAARKLAEICAGDMYAIKNNAEILAASGRDTVTEDMLSVVTYNTVEEDSFRLADAIADAKYSEAYSIIDELAATKADPREFMPTVLSGFIAMYRVAVAKESKGGWSSLEGQFTYIKSNYPLKKAAARLKGRPTEYFRRAILLCADAERRLKRDFAGFEVYYELIGGLAALGEKK; from the coding sequence ATGAGAAGGATCGACTCGGATACGCTGAAAAATCTGATCCGCCGCAAAGAAGCGGGCGGCGCGATCGTGCTCTACGGGCAGGAGGACTACCTGAAAAACCTCTCCGCCGAGCGCGTCGTTTCCGCATACGTCGAGGAGTCGGCGCGGAGCTTCGACTTCACGGAGCTTTACCGCGAGCTCGACGTCGGCCGCCTGCGCGATCTGACCATGGCGCTGCCGATGCTTTCGGAAAAGCGAGTGATACTGCTTCGCGATCCGGATATCTACTCCGGCGGCGACGAGCAGGCGGAGGCGCTCGCGAAGCTCATCGCGGAGCTTCCCGACGAATGCGTGCTGATATTCGTCTTCATCTCCGAGCCGCTTTCCTTCGAGCAGCCGAAGGGGCGTACCGACCGCAAGGTGACGCGCGCGCTGAAGGTGTTCGACGGCGCGACCGCCGTATCCTGCGACCGCCTCCCGCCGGACAAGGCGGAGGTGTGGATAACCTCGCTGCTTTCGGAACGCGGCGTAGGCATAGACAGACGCGCCGCGCGGAAGCTCGCCGAGATCTGCGCCGGCGATATGTACGCGATAAAGAACAACGCCGAGATCCTCGCCGCGTCCGGCAGGGACACGGTGACCGAGGATATGCTCTCCGTAGTCACCTACAACACCGTCGAGGAGGACTCCTTCCGCCTCGCGGACGCGATCGCGGACGCGAAGTACTCCGAGGCGTATTCGATAATAGACGAGCTCGCCGCGACGAAGGCGGACCCGCGCGAATTCATGCCCACGGTGCTCAGCGGCTTCATCGCCATGTACCGCGTCGCCGTAGCGAAGGAGAGCAAAGGCGGCTGGAGCAGTCTCGAGGGGCAGTTCACTTATATCAAATCCAACTACCCGCTGAAAAAAGCGGCGGCGCGGCTGAAGGGCAGACCGACGGAGTATTTCCGCCGCGCGATACTGCTCTGCGCCGACGCGGAACGCCGTCTGAAGCGCGATTTCGCGGGATTCGAGGTCTATTACGAGCTTATCGGCGGCCTCGCCGCGCTCGGGGAGAAGAAATGA
- a CDS encoding MATE family efflux transporter yields the protein MTTGGITKHLVTFALPLLIGYVFQMLYNTVDTWVVGNYVSDEAFSAVGTVGPIINMLIGFFMGLSSGAGVVISQYYGAKRYDMVKKTVHTSVIITLAMGAVFTGIGIGFTPLMLKAMSTPPEVLPESTAYLTIYFAGITGLMLYNMFSGILRAVGDSTRPFLFLVLSALLNTGLDLLFVLVFGLGVEGVAYATIIAQAISALLLLLTLTRTDSCVKLTAKAFHFDREVMKKILKVGLPAALQMAVTAFSNVFVQGYINHFGADCMGGWTAYGKIDQVILLPMQSLALASTTFVGQNLGSGLEERAKKGVRVALFASVLSTAVLMIPVIAFAPSLTAFFNDKPEVIEYGTMMLRWISPFYVLCCVNQIFAGALRGSGNSRVPMIIMLSSFVLFRQVYLFIFSTYISYTELPIILGYPAGWLVCSTATLIYYKHAGLKNRLLDAAPREAEAEAETAI from the coding sequence ATGACGACGGGCGGGATAACCAAGCATCTCGTAACCTTCGCCCTGCCGCTGCTGATCGGCTACGTATTCCAGATGCTCTACAACACCGTGGACACCTGGGTTGTCGGCAACTACGTCAGCGACGAGGCGTTCTCCGCCGTCGGAACGGTCGGCCCGATAATAAATATGCTCATCGGCTTCTTCATGGGGCTCTCCAGCGGAGCCGGAGTCGTCATCTCGCAGTATTACGGCGCGAAGCGCTACGATATGGTGAAAAAGACGGTGCATACCTCCGTTATAATCACGCTGGCGATGGGCGCGGTCTTCACCGGCATCGGCATCGGCTTCACGCCGCTGATGCTGAAGGCGATGTCCACGCCGCCGGAGGTGCTGCCCGAATCGACCGCGTATCTGACGATATACTTCGCGGGCATCACCGGACTGATGCTCTACAATATGTTCTCCGGCATACTCCGCGCCGTCGGGGATTCGACGCGCCCCTTCCTCTTCCTCGTGCTGTCGGCGCTGCTGAACACGGGGCTGGACCTGCTCTTCGTGCTCGTCTTCGGGCTCGGCGTGGAAGGCGTCGCCTACGCGACGATAATCGCGCAGGCGATAAGCGCGCTGCTCCTGCTGCTGACGCTGACGCGCACGGACTCCTGCGTCAAGCTGACCGCGAAAGCGTTCCACTTCGACAGGGAGGTAATGAAGAAGATACTCAAGGTAGGCCTGCCCGCCGCGCTGCAGATGGCGGTGACGGCGTTCTCCAACGTCTTCGTTCAGGGCTACATCAACCACTTCGGCGCCGACTGCATGGGCGGCTGGACCGCCTACGGCAAGATCGACCAGGTCATACTGCTCCCGATGCAGTCGCTGGCGCTGGCGTCGACCACCTTCGTCGGTCAGAACCTCGGCTCCGGGCTCGAGGAGCGCGCGAAGAAGGGCGTGCGCGTCGCGCTTTTCGCCTCCGTGCTCTCCACGGCGGTGCTGATGATACCGGTGATCGCCTTCGCGCCGTCGCTGACCGCCTTCTTCAACGACAAGCCGGAGGTCATAGAATACGGCACGATGATGCTGCGGTGGATATCCCCCTTCTACGTCCTCTGCTGCGTCAACCAGATATTCGCCGGCGCCCTGCGCGGAAGCGGCAACAGCCGCGTGCCGATGATAATAATGCTGTCGTCCTTCGTGCTGTTCCGGCAGGTATATCTTTTCATTTTCTCGACTTATATTTCATACACCGAACTGCCGATAATCCTCGGCTACCCCGCCGGCTGGCTCGTATGCAGCACCGCGACGCTGATCTACTATAAACACGCCGGACTGAAAAACCGCCTGCTCGACGCGGCTCCGCGTGAAGCGGAGGCGGAGGCCGAAACCGCGATATGA